The following are from one region of the Myotis daubentonii chromosome 2, mMyoDau2.1, whole genome shotgun sequence genome:
- the MIP gene encoding lens fiber major intrinsic protein isoform X2, which translates to MWELQSASFWRAIFAEFFATLFYVFFGLGASLRWGPGPLHVLQVALAFGLALATLVQAVGHISGAHVNPAVTFAFLVGSQLSLLRALSYMAAQLLGAVVGAAMLHSVTPPAVRGNLALNTLHPGVSVGQATAVEILLTLQLVLCIFATYDERRNGRLGSVALAVGFSLTLGHLFGMHYTGAGMNPARSFAPAILTRNFTNHWVYWVGPIIGGGLGSLLYDFLLFPRPKSVSERLSVLKGTRPRDPSAQPEGTGEPAELKTQAL; encoded by the exons atgtGGGAACTGCAGTCAGCCTCCTTCTGGAGGGCCATATTTGCCGAGTTCTTTGCCACCCTCTTCTACGTCTTCTTCGGGCTGGGGGCCTCGCTGCGTTGGGGCCCGGGACCCCTGCACGTCTTGCAGGTGGCTCTGGCCTTTGGCCTGGCCCTGGCTACGCTAGTGCAGGCGGTGGGCCACATCAGTGGCGCCCACGTCAATCCTGCAGTCACTTTTGCCTTCCTTGTGGGCTCCCAGCTGTCCCTGCTCCGTGCCCTCTCCTATATGGCAGCCCAACTCCTGGGAGCTGTGGTGGGGGCTGCCATGCTGCACAGTGTTACCCCACCTGCTGTCCGAGGAAACCTAGCGCTTAACACG TTGCACCCTGGGGTGAGTGTGGGCCAGGCCACCGCGGTGGAGATCCTCCTGACGCTGCAGTTGGTGCTCTGCATCTTTGCTACATACGATGAGAGGCGGAACGGCCGCCTGGGCTCCGTGGCCCTGGCGGTTGGCTTTTCCCTCACCCTGGGGCACCTCTTTGGG ATGCATTACACTGGTGCAGGCATGAACCCTGCCCGCTCCTTTGCTCCTGCCATTCTCACCAGAAACTTCACCAACCACTGG GTATACTGGGTGGGCCCCATCATCGGAGGGGGCCTGGGCAGTCTCCTCTAcgacttcctcctcttcccccggCCCAAGAGTGTTTCTGAGAGGCTGTCTGTCCTCAAGGgcaccaggcccagggaccccagtgCACAACCAGAGGGCACAGGGGAGCCTGCTGAATTGAAGACCCAGGCCCTGTAA
- the MIP gene encoding lens fiber major intrinsic protein isoform X1: MWELQSASFWRAIFAEFFATLFYVFFGLGASLRWGPGPLHVLQVALAFGLALATLVQAVGHISGAHVNPAVTFAFLVGSQLSLLRALSYMAAQLLGAVVGAAMLHSVTPPAVRGNLALNTLHPGVSVGQATAVEILLTLQLVLCIFATYDERRNGRLGSVALAVGFSLTLGHLFGMHYTGAGMNPARSFAPAILTRNFTNHWVSAGRGARCRGPGWVWNAGSRFGSCFHLGVLTALPALSSTGCHRVWDACVSRIHYFARKRGSCTYCSFTG; this comes from the exons atgtGGGAACTGCAGTCAGCCTCCTTCTGGAGGGCCATATTTGCCGAGTTCTTTGCCACCCTCTTCTACGTCTTCTTCGGGCTGGGGGCCTCGCTGCGTTGGGGCCCGGGACCCCTGCACGTCTTGCAGGTGGCTCTGGCCTTTGGCCTGGCCCTGGCTACGCTAGTGCAGGCGGTGGGCCACATCAGTGGCGCCCACGTCAATCCTGCAGTCACTTTTGCCTTCCTTGTGGGCTCCCAGCTGTCCCTGCTCCGTGCCCTCTCCTATATGGCAGCCCAACTCCTGGGAGCTGTGGTGGGGGCTGCCATGCTGCACAGTGTTACCCCACCTGCTGTCCGAGGAAACCTAGCGCTTAACACG TTGCACCCTGGGGTGAGTGTGGGCCAGGCCACCGCGGTGGAGATCCTCCTGACGCTGCAGTTGGTGCTCTGCATCTTTGCTACATACGATGAGAGGCGGAACGGCCGCCTGGGCTCCGTGGCCCTGGCGGTTGGCTTTTCCCTCACCCTGGGGCACCTCTTTGGG ATGCATTACACTGGTGCAGGCATGAACCCTGCCCGCTCCTTTGCTCCTGCCATTCTCACCAGAAACTTCACCAACCACTGGGTGAGTGCGGGGAGAGGAGCGAGATGCAGAGGCCCCGGATGGGTGTGGAATGCAGGTTCCAGGTTTGGTTCCTGCTTCCACCTGGGTGTGCTGACTGCTCTACCAGCACTCAGCTCAACGGGCTGTCACAGAGTTTGGGATGCCTGTGTGAGCAGGATTCATTATTTTGCCAGGAAGAGAGGCTCTTGCACATATTGTTCCTTCACTGGTTAG
- the LOC132227773 gene encoding nucleoside diphosphate kinase, mitochondrial-like — protein MSGLFGRAALRELLCGPRARGPGLPVRPSSGEPSRARERTLVTVKPDGVRRRLVGEVIRRFERRGFRLVGMKMLQAPESVLAQHYERHREEPFYAALLSHMRSGPVVAMVWEGPSVVRASRAMVGLTDAAEAAPGTIRGDFSLHIRRNVVHASDSAEGARREIQLWFRSSELVDWADEGHRSSLDPA, from the coding sequence ATGAGCGGCCTCTTCGGGCGCGCCGCGCTGAGGGAGCTGTTGTGCGGCCCGCGGGCCCGGGGCCCCGGCCTGCCCGTGCGCCCCAGCTCCGGGGAGCCCTCCCGGGCCCGGGAGCGGACCCTGGTGACGGTGAAGCCAGACGGGGTGCGGCGACGGCTGGTGGGCGAGGTGATCCGGCGCTTTGAGAGGCGGGGCTTCCGGCTGGTGGGGATGAAGATGCTCCAGGCGCCGGAGAGCGTGCTGGCCCAGCACTACGAGCGCCATCGCGAGGAGCCCTTCTACGCGGCCCTCCTCAGCCACATGCGCTCGGGCCCCGTGGTGGCCATGGTCTGGGAAGGCCCCAGCGTGGTCCGCGCCTCCAGGGCCATGGTCGGGCTCACCGACGCGGCCGAGGCTGCCCCCGGCACCATCCGAGGAGACTTCAGCCTCCACATCAGAAGGAACGTCGTCCACGCCAGCGACTCGGCGGAGGGGGCCCGGAGGGAGATCCAGCTGTGGTTCCGGAGCAGCGAGCTGGTGGACTGGGCGGACGAGGGCCACCGCAGCAGCCTCGACCCGGCCTGA